The genomic window cggcgaagcggaagcgacgtcgttatCCGCAGTTGGAGCACTTGTGTCTGAACCGCTAAAAATTGTCGTCGAAGGGACGTGTTTTTCTCCGCCCcgtagcggcggcggcggcggcggcggcggcggcggcggcggcggcggcggcggcggcggcggcggaagcaGTTCCatgagcggcggcgaatcggtGTCCGAATTGTCGTACGTTTTAGAAAAAAgtggcgacgaagcgacgacaaaagcgccgccgtcgcgcggTCGACTcggcacgccgtcgtcgatcgcaaatctatcgtcgacgacgacggacgaagGCGATCTGACGAACGACAGCGACGCGGACAGCGGCGCGTGTTCGgacgtcggcgaagcgacggcgtcgacggcggggCATCCCCGTCGCCCCGGCGACAGTTTCAGCGCGAGTCGCGTGACGGCGAGACAcgggagcggcggcggcggaaacgacgacgattcgacgcaaTGGACTCAAGTTCTTCCCGCTGATCCCAGTTGCTCGTACGATCCCGATCATCTttactcgtcgtcgagcgacgtcgccgccgcggcgacgaaggcggtcgttgctcggcgacggcgatttcgttgGCACAGCTTCCAACGACatcatcgtgacgtcatacttcCCAGATCTGTAACGTAAGTACAATAGAGGTTCTTTTCGTCACTCGGAATTAGCATTGTTGCCGTCTCCTACGCTAAATGTCATAAGCCAGTTCTAGTGGGTTAGGCTCATTTGCACAGAAGGGGGCGTATAGGACGTACTTGGTTCTTATGTAAGAGACCACTTCCGCATGATCTAGCCAGTTTCTGTTCAGTAAGTGCTATGGGTCGAGAGGATAGGCGGCGTCTCTCAGTTTCCTCGACTCTGACCTCGGGGTAGACAataggaaaaagaaatatcTCTCCATTGCTTctcaacgtttttctctctctcttatacAGACACATTCCCATATCGGAGCTCTCCGTCGGTAAATTGGCTGTTCTACGGAAAATCGCTCTGCTCaagttgacgtcgatgatCGAACGCTATGCGAACATCAGCGCCGACGGACACTATTCAATGTAAGATCTCTCAACGAGAGATGATGGAAATTTGATAcgcgtcgttcgttcgttcttcAGCGGCTCCGTACAGCGCTATCTAAGAAAACATTTATCGAAGCAACCCGATTACGCCGGTAAGCCGATTAACCCTTACTTTTTCTCGCCTCTTCCTTATATGGCTCGTTTCCGTTTTATATGCTCTTTTAGACAAGCATGTTTTCGGCGTTCCATTGCATGTCATTTTGCAGAGGACCGGTCAACCGTTACCGCAGACAATCCTCTACGCAATGCGCTATCTAAGACGAACATGTAAGTTTTCGTGTTTCCGTCCCATCGAACGAATGTTACGTGTGTTTTTTAGCGCTGGATGCAGTTGGCTTGTTTCGTCGAACCAGTTCCAAAGCGAAAGTGCAAAAACTCAAGGAAACCAACGAAGAAAACCCGGGTATGTAAACGAGAAACTCTCTAGCTTCCCCCCTCCTATAgcgtcttctcttctcatCAAAGATAACGTTTGTTACGACGGCTCGTCGCCCTACGAAGTAGCCGACATGCTAAAGGAATATTTTCGCGATTTGCCCGAACGTCTCTTGACAAACAAGCTCTCGGAAAGTCTCATACTCATTGTCGCCTGTAAGAATATATTAGACCTACACAAATctgaattttattcttcttcttcccccccccccccccccccccccccccctcaaAGTCGTTCCCAGAGAACTGAGACTGCAAGCTTTGCAAGCGGTCATGCTCCTATTACCGGACGAAAACCGAGAAGCTCTTCAGTCCTTATTGCTCTTCCTTAGGGACGTCGCAGAAAAATCAGATAAAAACAAGGTAGTGATGGAGCGTCATTCGATTTTAGCGGCGCCTCACTCACTCTCATTCCTCCTCCTAGATGACGGCGGAGAATCTAGCCGTCTGCTTTGCCCCGTCACTCCTATCTCTGCCCGGTCAAGCGTCGAGACACAGCTGGGACAGTAGAAAGAAATCGGTGAGATCAAACAAGGGATCGACGGCGCGATCGCCCAAGGAAGCGAGCGATAGTACAAGTCACGCCAACGAATGCCTCACGCTGATGATACAGGAGTGTCAAACCCTGTTGATGGTAAGCAAAGCAAGGCGACATTGTATCGATGACGCTGACCCCCGTcgcgtctcttttttctctacagATTCCTCGCGATTATCTTCTCAATTGCCGGTTTACCCACTTGGAAGAAGGCGATCCCGTTTCGTATCGAGAGCTGGgcgtcgacaacgacggaCAGGGCGATTACAGGTCGTTCATCGACTCTTGCGCTCAGGATCTTCTCAAGGTGCGCCTCCTAGCTCGATCCCACGTAAATCGaactctctctttttttctcccctAGGAGTCTAGCGAGAAATTTCGAAGTTGGCGcggcgcggcgacgatcgacggcatCGAGACATCGTACAAAAAAGTCGGCGACGGTCATCCACTTCGTCTGTGGCGAGGCACGACGGAAGTCGCCGCCTATCCCAACGAAATCCTTCAGCGTCTTCTGCGCGAACGGCACCTGTGGGACATGGACATCACGCGAtggcgcgtcgtcgaaacccTCGACGAACACTCGGAAATATTCCAGTACAGCGTTCATTCGATGGCGCCTCATCCAGCGAGAGATTACGCCGTCTTGAGGCGAGAAACAACAGCTCATTCATTcgtggtttttttttcataataaatattcaatCTATAGGTCGTGGAGAACGGGCTTGACGAACGATTCGTGTACGCTCATCGAGACTTCTGTACTTCATCCTTCCGTCATCAAAGCGCCTGGTAGCCTTCAGGGAACTATCTTAGCCGCTCGCTATCTCATTGAACCGACTGGGGTGCGTCCTCCGTCCAGTCGGCTAACGTTTATCAGTCGAATAGACACGAGGTATGTCGTCTGTCAGTCTGTTTATTCGTCCAGCGTGATTCTACTGTATTTATAGGGGCCGGTCTGCTGATTATTATAATAATGGACTCGGTCCCTACGTCGCTGCATTGGTTGGGAGAGTCAGAGAGTCGTTCAAGGCTTCGGACAGCGGAATGGAGACGGAGGTCTAGTCTAGCTGTATATATTGCTGCAAATATATATACGGTAGTGtgggaaaaattgaaatcgacTTCTActttagagagagagacgcgcaaaaatatttttgacAATTTTCCTCGATGTATTGTATGTAGGGGAAAGATAGAGAAATTACATATGGCAAAGGAAGCCTTGCGTGTGTGTGGTGATCGCGTGGGAAAGAGAAACAGTGGGAAGCTCGTCGTGTTATTGTTGACGAATTCTTCTGCTGCCTTAGCTACGCTCTTCTCGaagttcttcgtcgacaaaTGACCTCCGCTTTTCGCGGTTCCCCTTTCGGGCGAACGAGCCACCGCGGCGAATAGTGGGCGTTCACAGGCAAGGGGCGTTTCCGCGGGGCAATTGACAACATTCCAGAATTATTATTGCAGGTTGCACCAATAGCGCGTTGACTCACTTTGCGCTAAACGCTCCCGTCGCTTTAGGCTCTCTGCAGCCACTTGCGCGAGCTCAGAATGCCATCGTGCATCGTCTGAGCCAGTCGATGGTAATCCAGAGAGATCCCGGTCGCAATTTggcctcgtcgccgccgctcagACTTATGAATCGTACGAACGGTTCAATCGACTTCGgccgatcgccgtcgcgatcgccgtcgcccgcCTACGAAGACCGACTCGAAACGTTCAGCGCAAAGtcgaaatttcgacgatCGTTCAAAAAGGGCGTCGGTCTTCTATTCGGCAGCGGCAACTCgtcatcgcgaaaaaaacggCCCCccacttcgtcgtccgtcCCAACGACGCCAATTTCGACTCCTCAGACCGCCGCCTGGCGATCGCGCACGCCGTCTTTCGACAGCCCCGTGGCAGCAGCGACGGAAACGTcggaagcgtcgtcgcacgcAACCAGTCGCGGTCCCAGTCCCCTACCGTCGCCTGCGAGCGGAAAACGGCGATTGGCTGCGTCGCAGGCGTTCAAATCTATTTTTCCAAAGTGGAAATCGCGACCGAAAGGCGTATTCTCCTCAATTTGGTCACCATCGCCTGAGGTAAGTAAAG from Oscarella lobularis chromosome 1, ooOscLobu1.1, whole genome shotgun sequence includes these protein-coding regions:
- the LOC136199562 gene encoding rho GTPase-activating protein 7-like isoform X4, yielding MEQEALFRCNSAPSSPILAALRRKSALRSRVEDSIGGGGGGSNPSLWSRKDSEMRLARSISQLTNSGSFGSSLAPSWTPSSPKSFYQRVFKRSSCRRQARDEAAVACGWLRAAGFPQYAQLYEDGQFPTDLSEIDIEQDHKFLNDYEIDALMRRLKVLQRYAGMRIDDGKDEESDEEEEGRAISNKWKYRRRSGKWQRRHKSGGGATATRTSPSSTSGSVGRHQSLRSQAIGRSIILRKASSDSRGGGGEAEATSLSAVGALVSEPLKIVVEGTCFSPPRSGGGGGGGGGGGGGGGGGGGGSSSMSGGESVSELSYVLEKSGDEATTKAPPSRGRLGTPSSIANLSSTTTDEGDLTNDSDADSGACSDVGEATASTAGHPRRPGDSFSASRVTARHGSGGGGNDDDSTQWTQVLPADPSCSYDPDHLYSSSSDVAAAATKAVVARRRRFRWHSFQRHHRDVILPRSVTHIPISELSVGKLAVLRKIALLKLTSMIERYANISADGHYSIGSVQRYLRKHLSKQPDYADKHVFGVPLHVILQRTGQPLPQTILYAMRYLRRTSLDAVGLFRRTSSKAKVQKLKETNEENPDNVCYDGSSPYEVADMLKEYFRDLPERLLTNKLSESLILIVAFVPRELRLQALQAVMLLLPDENREALQSLLLFLRDVAEKSDKNKMTAENLAVCFAPSLLSLPGQASRHSWDSRKKSVRSNKGSTARSPKEASDSTSHANECLTLMIQECQTLLMIPRDYLLNCRFTHLEEGDPVSYRELGVDNDGQGDYRSFIDSCAQDLLKESSEKFRSWRGAATIDGIETSYKKVGDGHPLRLWRGTTEVAAYPNEILQRLLRERHLWDMDITRWRVVETLDEHSEIFQYSVHSMAPHPARDYAVLRSWRTGLTNDSCTLIETSVLHPSVIKAPGSLQGTILAARYLIEPTGVRPPSSRLTFISRIDTRGRSADYYNNGLGPYVAALVGRVRESFKASDSGMETEV
- the LOC136199562 gene encoding stAR-related lipid transfer protein 13-like isoform X3, whose amino-acid sequence is MKSSRRHHSVTTTAVIKLRRPPIGEANAGAPVSRVLGSIQANHVVSPVRKMKIRLSESLSDCETEEAPQPSQSPPHQMNGSEAEEDEDDTSMFSSQDQAGSVQLSISSSSLRDMLTAPERIVTTSETSKSSESVLPADEAAVACGWLRAAGFPQYAQLYEDGQFPTDLSEIDIEQDHKFLNDYEIDALMRRLKVLQRYAGMRIDDGKDEESDEEEEGRAISNKWKYRRRSGKWQRRHKSGGGATATRTSPSSTSGSVGRHQSLRSQAIGRSIILRKASSDSRGGGGEAEATSLSAVGALVSEPLKIVVEGTCFSPPRSGGGGGGGGGGGGGGGGGGGGSSSMSGGESVSELSYVLEKSGDEATTKAPPSRGRLGTPSSIANLSSTTTDEGDLTNDSDADSGACSDVGEATASTAGHPRRPGDSFSASRVTARHGSGGGGNDDDSTQWTQVLPADPSCSYDPDHLYSSSSDVAAAATKAVVARRRRFRWHSFQRHHRDVILPRSVTHIPISELSVGKLAVLRKIALLKLTSMIERYANISADGHYSIGSVQRYLRKHLSKQPDYADKHVFGVPLHVILQRTGQPLPQTILYAMRYLRRTSLDAVGLFRRTSSKAKVQKLKETNEENPDNVCYDGSSPYEVADMLKEYFRDLPERLLTNKLSESLILIVAFVPRELRLQALQAVMLLLPDENREALQSLLLFLRDVAEKSDKNKMTAENLAVCFAPSLLSLPGQASRHSWDSRKKSVRSNKGSTARSPKEASDSTSHANECLTLMIQECQTLLMIPRDYLLNCRFTHLEEGDPVSYRELGVDNDGQGDYRSFIDSCAQDLLKESSEKFRSWRGAATIDGIETSYKKVGDGHPLRLWRGTTEVAAYPNEILQRLLRERHLWDMDITRWRVVETLDEHSEIFQYSVHSMAPHPARDYAVLRSWRTGLTNDSCTLIETSVLHPSVIKAPGSLQGTILAARYLIEPTGVRPPSSRLTFISRIDTRGRSADYYNNGLGPYVAALVGRVRESFKASDSGMETEV
- the LOC136199562 gene encoding rho GTPase-activating protein 7-like isoform X2; the encoded protein is MDEANAGAPVSRVLGSIQANHVVSPVRKMKIRLSESLSDCETEEAPQPSQSPPHQMNGSEAEEDEDDTSMFSSQDQAGSVQLSISSSSLRDMLTAPERIVTTSETSKSSESVLPAALTQLDYKDRISESISFIRFAPTVRSPKLRSQRKSNQGKRRYRKPLYKSRPHRILRSARREEGSIRARARWNKKRSFAAIRRRRRRFSPRCDEKARCEVASKVAHTQSLREKGAFCECVIRARTDSIGGGGGGSNPSLWSRKDSEMRLARSISQLTNSGSFGSSLAPSWTPSSPKSFYQRVFKRSSCRRQARDEAAVACGWLRAAGFPQYAQLYEDGQFPTDLSEIDIEQDHKFLNDYEIDALMRRLKVLQRYAGMRIDDGKDEESDEEEEGRAISNKWKYRRRSGKWQRRHKSGGGATATRTSPSSTSGSVGRHQSLRSQAIGRSIILRKASSDSRGGGGEAEATSLSAVGALVSEPLKIVVEGTCFSPPRSGGGGGGGGGGGGGGGGGGGGSSSMSGGESVSELSYVLEKSGDEATTKAPPSRGRLGTPSSIANLSSTTTDEGDLTNDSDADSGACSDVGEATASTAGHPRRPGDSFSASRVTARHGSGGGGNDDDSTQWTQVLPADPSCSYDPDHLYSSSSDVAAAATKAVVARRRRFRWHSFQRHHRDVILPRSVTHIPISELSVGKLAVLRKIALLKLTSMIERYANISADGHYSIGSVQRYLRKHLSKQPDYADKHVFGVPLHVILQRTGQPLPQTILYAMRYLRRTSLDAVGLFRRTSSKAKVQKLKETNEENPDNVCYDGSSPYEVADMLKEYFRDLPERLLTNKLSESLILIVAFVPRELRLQALQAVMLLLPDENREALQSLLLFLRDVAEKSDKNKMTAENLAVCFAPSLLSLPGQASRHSWDSRKKSVRSNKGSTARSPKEASDSTSHANECLTLMIQECQTLLMIPRDYLLNCRFTHLEEGDPVSYRELGVDNDGQGDYRSFIDSCAQDLLKESSEKFRSWRGAATIDGIETSYKKVGDGHPLRLWRGTTEVAAYPNEILQRLLRERHLWDMDITRWRVVETLDEHSEIFQYSVHSMAPHPARDYAVLRSWRTGLTNDSCTLIETSVLHPSVIKAPGSLQGTILAARYLIEPTGVRPPSSRLTFISRIDTRGRSADYYNNGLGPYVAALVGRVRESFKASDSGMETEV
- the LOC136199562 gene encoding stAR-related lipid transfer protein 13-like isoform X5 is translated as MNGGGTGRFGRFSFRFARKPDDIKLRYDEAAVACGWLRAAGFPQYAQLYEDGQFPTDLSEIDIEQDHKFLNDYEIDALMRRLKVLQRYAGMRIDDGKDEESDEEEEGRAISNKWKYRRRSGKWQRRHKSGGGATATRTSPSSTSGSVGRHQSLRSQAIGRSIILRKASSDSRGGGGEAEATSLSAVGALVSEPLKIVVEGTCFSPPRSGGGGGGGGGGGGGGGGGGGGSSSMSGGESVSELSYVLEKSGDEATTKAPPSRGRLGTPSSIANLSSTTTDEGDLTNDSDADSGACSDVGEATASTAGHPRRPGDSFSASRVTARHGSGGGGNDDDSTQWTQVLPADPSCSYDPDHLYSSSSDVAAAATKAVVARRRRFRWHSFQRHHRDVILPRSVTHIPISELSVGKLAVLRKIALLKLTSMIERYANISADGHYSIGSVQRYLRKHLSKQPDYADKHVFGVPLHVILQRTGQPLPQTILYAMRYLRRTSLDAVGLFRRTSSKAKVQKLKETNEENPDNVCYDGSSPYEVADMLKEYFRDLPERLLTNKLSESLILIVAFVPRELRLQALQAVMLLLPDENREALQSLLLFLRDVAEKSDKNKMTAENLAVCFAPSLLSLPGQASRHSWDSRKKSVRSNKGSTARSPKEASDSTSHANECLTLMIQECQTLLMIPRDYLLNCRFTHLEEGDPVSYRELGVDNDGQGDYRSFIDSCAQDLLKESSEKFRSWRGAATIDGIETSYKKVGDGHPLRLWRGTTEVAAYPNEILQRLLRERHLWDMDITRWRVVETLDEHSEIFQYSVHSMAPHPARDYAVLRSWRTGLTNDSCTLIETSVLHPSVIKAPGSLQGTILAARYLIEPTGVRPPSSRLTFISRIDTRGRSADYYNNGLGPYVAALVGRVRESFKASDSGMETEV
- the LOC136199562 gene encoding rho GTPase-activating protein 7-like isoform X1 encodes the protein MKSSRRHHSVTTTAVIKLRRPPIGEANAGAPVSRVLGSIQANHVVSPVRKMKIRLSESLSDCETEEAPQPSQSPPHQMNGSEAEEDEDDTSMFSSQDQAGSVQLSISSSSLRDMLTAPERIVTTSETSKSSESVLPAALTQLDYKDRISESISFIRFAPTVRSPKLRSQRKSNQGKRRYRKPLYKSRPHRILRSARREEGSIRARARWNKKRSFAAIRRRRRRFSPRCDEKARCEVASKVAHTQSLREKGAFCECVIRARTDSIGGGGGGSNPSLWSRKDSEMRLARSISQLTNSGSFGSSLAPSWTPSSPKSFYQRVFKRSSCRRQARDEAAVACGWLRAAGFPQYAQLYEDGQFPTDLSEIDIEQDHKFLNDYEIDALMRRLKVLQRYAGMRIDDGKDEESDEEEEGRAISNKWKYRRRSGKWQRRHKSGGGATATRTSPSSTSGSVGRHQSLRSQAIGRSIILRKASSDSRGGGGEAEATSLSAVGALVSEPLKIVVEGTCFSPPRSGGGGGGGGGGGGGGGGGGGGSSSMSGGESVSELSYVLEKSGDEATTKAPPSRGRLGTPSSIANLSSTTTDEGDLTNDSDADSGACSDVGEATASTAGHPRRPGDSFSASRVTARHGSGGGGNDDDSTQWTQVLPADPSCSYDPDHLYSSSSDVAAAATKAVVARRRRFRWHSFQRHHRDVILPRSVTHIPISELSVGKLAVLRKIALLKLTSMIERYANISADGHYSIGSVQRYLRKHLSKQPDYADKHVFGVPLHVILQRTGQPLPQTILYAMRYLRRTSLDAVGLFRRTSSKAKVQKLKETNEENPDNVCYDGSSPYEVADMLKEYFRDLPERLLTNKLSESLILIVAFVPRELRLQALQAVMLLLPDENREALQSLLLFLRDVAEKSDKNKMTAENLAVCFAPSLLSLPGQASRHSWDSRKKSVRSNKGSTARSPKEASDSTSHANECLTLMIQECQTLLMIPRDYLLNCRFTHLEEGDPVSYRELGVDNDGQGDYRSFIDSCAQDLLKESSEKFRSWRGAATIDGIETSYKKVGDGHPLRLWRGTTEVAAYPNEILQRLLRERHLWDMDITRWRVVETLDEHSEIFQYSVHSMAPHPARDYAVLRSWRTGLTNDSCTLIETSVLHPSVIKAPGSLQGTILAARYLIEPTGVRPPSSRLTFISRIDTRGRSADYYNNGLGPYVAALVGRVRESFKASDSGMETEV